tacaagtattaatacaattaagagcaagataaaatacaatgacttcagttctagtaagtacaattatattacaaaataggaatcaatatcagagcagataacagtgtcagtgatagttacatcaggatacgattaaatgcaaaatactacagattgaatgacacttgtggcagattacagtacagtactctgtaaagtacaggattaaatgcagtaaaatagggagcagataagtgcagtaaagcgcattaaggaagagtgataaagtgtccagagggaaaagaggagttctacaggtgctgtctgaaaaggtgagtcttgaggaggcactggaaggtggtcagggactggacaggcctgacatctgtaggaaggtcattccactactgcggggtgagggtggagaaggagcaggctctggaggcaggggagcgtagaggaggtacagccagtcttctagtgcaggaggagcggagaggttgagtgggggtgtagggagaaatgagggtctggaggtagctgggtgcagtttgGTCAAGGCTGCACGGCAGTCTGGTCAAAATTAATGTTTCACTATCaaagcccaaatgggaggagcacgagcatccagcaccgagacggggggagcacgagcgtccagacGGGGGAGCACgagtgtccagcgcccagacggggggagcacgagcatccagcacccagacgggGGGAGCAGAAGCGTCCAGACGAGGGGgcacgagcgtccagcacccagacgggGGAGCAGGAGCGTCCAGACGGGGGAGCACGAGTGTCCAGCACCCAGACGGGGGGAGCATGAGCGTCCAGACGGGGGAAcacgagcgtccagcacccagacgagggagcacgagcatccagcacccagactGGGGGAGCACGAGTGTCCAGTACCCAGATGATGCCTGCCACGactagggctgccaagcctgcccCGCCTAGGACTGCCGAGCCTGTACCACCTAGGGCTGTCGAGCCACCATCGCTACCGTCTGGGGATGCCTGCAAGTCACTGCTTGGGGATGCCTCCAAGTCATCGCCCAGGGATACCTGCAAGTcactgcccagggatgcctgcacgacaccgTTCAGCGATGCCTTCAtatcaccgcccggggatgcctgcaaatcaccgcccagggatgcctacATGACACCGCCAGGGGATGTCTGCACGACACCgaatgtgatggggtgcccaccccttgtgtgtattttatttatgtgatgttgttgttgttgttattgttgttattattatcattattgtatgtattgtgtttgtgtgcagccGGAAGAGAGCTGTCCGTTAATATATATTCAAGACCGGCGAAACATGTGGTTGGCAGGAACGGGGTTGAATCCCCTTCCTGCATAGCTAGTGGGaatgtgtttaaaaagaaattgcaacaataataattaaacagcaaCAATGCGAGTGAGACTTTAAGAAAGAGACTATTTGAATGTCTatgttaaaaacacatttttatgtccATAAAAACTCCTTAAAAATGTATTctacattatttaaatgtattgtttaacataaatgttttcattgttatACATAATGATACATGTACCAATATTTATCTTATGCTCAATACGGCCATTAGTTTTAAAAAACGAAACCATCTTGTGTGCTGAATCATTAAAACATGTCAACAGAAGTACAAAGTGTGGTCCTGTTGCTGGGGATTTACAAGCCATGCATTCAAGGTAATTGCCAATGTGGAATGTTACAGGGAGATGTGACCTGCAGGTTTGGCAGATTACTAGCCCTGACCTCTCACCTAATGCTCCTACAATGTTAAAGAGATGAATTGAGTTAAGACTTACATTTACAAATGAAAGAACACCCTCCATCACAGATACATTACAGCCATACTGATACAAAATGCTTGTTTACAGAGCCATACTCAAACATCCTAACGCTATTTATTGAAGAAAGAGGTTTTTGAAGAAAGTGGTTTCTCTAAAATGTGGCCACAAAATAAATTTTCTTGGATTGCTGGTAGAAAATAGCCAATAATGTACAAGAAACTGGCAAGACAGTGagtttttccatgcttttaaatggttataccatgcatttaccgtacttcactatgcttaattacactttggATTACTTTTACCATAGCAAACAGGAAGCTGTGACTAAGAATGGTGGCTAACAAAATACCACAAAATATTTGGACAGCACTTGCAATGGATTTTTTCACTAGAAATCCAGGATATGGCCATGTGCTTTTATACATCCACTGGTAATTGTAAAGGGGTTTCCTTGATTTTTTTACTGTATGGTAACTGAGAAAACATATTGAAAGACACCATCTTATTTGGAAACTCTGTAATAGAGAATTGTTCATACATAGTGTGGTTTCATAGTGAgtgtatttcttcttcttcttcttcttcttcttcttcttcttcttcttcttcttcttcttcttcttcaattcCAACCTGATAATTTTGTGATAACATTTggtaaaaaactttttttttttttttgtaggtttgtACTGCTACTGTACCAGATAATAATTTGTTTCAATTGCCCATGCTTCCTAATTTCTTGGAATTATATTGCCAGTGGAAATCTCTATAAAGGAAAACAATATATTGTTCTTATAGAAGCATTTAATTACATCCTCTAAAGCTTCAGCAAAACTAAATATGAACTAATGTGAAATTAAAAAGAAGTGAACTCAATGAGAACTGATGGGGACTAAAAACaaagatttatatttatttatgtatttattttatttatgtccaGCTATTCTTTTTGTGTCCAGGTATGCTTTGTGGGAAAAAATATGCCCCATATTGTCaactgtaaaaacacatttaaataaccaAATATGGTCAAAGAACAAACAGCGTGCAAGAAGAACATATAACCTTTTGAAGATAAGAAGATAAATCACAGAGTCtataaaatatgttataaataaTTTAGAAAAGGTGCTTATGGGTTCTAGGGGTCCACAGAACTATTAAGGTTTACAAATATGTTCTTGAGTATAGTAtgtgaaaatataaaacaatctgTACACAGCTTaattacatacataaataacaattTACATTATAAGTGATATCTTAGCAAACCTTCAGTTCACatttgcaaacatttttaaataacagccctttttaaaaaagtgaagggCCTATTTGAATTGCTCATGCAAACATTATCTTAGGCTTCTTTAGACGTTTTGAAACTTGGGTTGAAGTTCAGGGCAGGTCAAGAATCGATACACATAATTGTGTCAAAGTATGATTCCCTAATTATAAACAATAATTACACAGTTAACAGAAGCCTCTTTTCAGCCCAAATTATTTGTAATTAACAGCGAATTAGAGCGATTGATAATGTAATTATCTCCAATTTTCGCTGTTTCCCAGTAACAACTGATAATAATGAGGTTTCGGTTAGGATTGATTATAGATCTTGGGTAAtagaattaattaataataaaattgcTTGGTAATATCATATGAGAATCATAGTTACAGTATGATGTGACATGTTACCGCTATATTTAACTACATTTGctatatttctttaaatatttatacaggaATTTAAATATATCAACAAGCAAATTGCTGAAAATTATTGTTAGCATAGAAATGTCATCTTGTCAACTTTAAAAACACTTAATGGTGGTATAtgtatttctcaatgtcttcaatgaaaaaaaaaaatatgtcagacaAAACAAATACTGAGGTGGTTTGTAGGCCCAGCATTCGCATTTCATTGTTAtcaccaccacaaaaaaaaaggtattctAGGTATTGATATGTCTCTGAATCCTCTATTTGAGGGTCTTCAATAGTGAGGTTGAAATTTCTCCCTAACAAACAAGATTTTGAAAGCATATCATTTAAAATGACACTTTCAACTTCTGTTCctctatgtactgtatatcattatAATGAAGAATCCTCTTTCATTTTTTGTACCTGTCCCTGTCTCACTATCTTTAAACACATATGAATCAAATGTGATGCATCATTACTGTACATCTGTTTTTTGAATTTTGTGAAAACTGCAACTGCAAAGTCATCTGTGCGTTTTCTGGTTTAATAATGATTTGCTGCTTTGAATGAGGCATAATTTTCTTTCCAATCCATAAAGAGCCAACAATCTTATATCaaagaaaatgaacacataacTGAGTCAGACCCTGGAAACAGGCATCTTACAAAGGATAAATCTTTTAAACCAGTAACATTAAGCATACACATTGTTTAGTCCAATAAAATAATACCAAGCTGAAGGTAAGCAAATCAAGTGCCTTTTGAGCCCAGAAACAGAAAAGTGTGGTGCATTAACATCTTGGGTCACTCTAAACCTCTAAACTGCAAAACAATTCCAGAGCCACAAGTAAGAATCGGCTAGGCAAAGATGATATTCATATTTGCTTTTTCATGACAGCTATCTGCTTGACATGTGACTCTAGTGGCTTGTGGGGATACTGCTTTGATATGAAGTCCTTCGATGTGAATGCATTACTGTGCACGCATGTCATTTGTACATGGGTGTTTAGAAGCACAGAGGTATTCAGTTGGGGGAGGATGAGGCTCTGTTGTGAGAGCCAGGATTATATAGTGGAGGGTGTGGTGCTGACTGAGGTATCAGAGGTACTAAGTCTATTCAGTCTGAGTGACAAGACAGCAGCCTATAAAATGCAGTGAAGCCTTCCTGTGCCTCATTCACTTATCAGTGCTACTGGATGTAACAGATTGTATCTTCAGGAGCCTTCTATTTTCTTAACAAGGACAGTAACACCTGCCTGCTTAATCACCTCAGATTTGTTTTCACAATGGATCTCTCCACCTTTTATGTCTTGACAGCCACACTGGTTTTAATGTTTGAAAAAGaaggtaaattattattattattattattattattattattattattattattattattattattattattattattatcattattattggaTTCATgcttttaaatgattaaattatGTGTCACGATTTGCATAACACATCTTTCAGTATAGTTTTTTTGTGACTGACAATGGATTAGTGTAAagcaattattttaatataataaacatAAACCCTAAATACTCTGCTGGTTTAAAAAGTTaatttatgtatctattttattaatgctttaataattacattaattCACATTGTTATGATAGTTCAAGTATTAGTGGCATATTATATGAAACAGTCAAAATGTCGCCGGAGAAAGATGCATATTCTTAACAGCCCAGGGAACTGAATGCTAAATTCAAACAGCCAACATGCGCTTTATCAGAGATGAAAGtgaggagaagtaaaaaaaagCTGGAAAGTGGCAGGAATCTGGGATCCACGGCCGTGCTGGATTTTTTGCTCAGGAACCCAAATTGAatgaagtttttttgtttgttgttttgtcaaGTCAGAACAGTaaaatagggtctgtgaaacttgatgcaagtatccagtcaaataaagttgaggtaaaatatatatttagtttcaagtgaaatctattttttcttacctgtgcacaagagctgaaataaatgttgtacagcatgtcttttcttttaatgttcttaTTCCTTTGTAtctcaaatgcaacttgtttacatcagaaagtcactccgttttaattgttaaaggtcaaaaaagaactatgttcactttcaattgttcttgttaatttctatttttgAGGCACCTTCCTTTCCTTACTGTTTTTgagctttattaataataataataataataataataataataataataataataataataataataataaacactgaacCCACAAAAGAAGCCACACAAAATACTTTCAGTGCGGCACACACAAGGCTAGAGCTCTTGTGCTTGATCTAATCATCCACTagtttgggcttatttgcaatacTACGCATTTAATATTGTAATTGTTGATTTTAAGCACAACTTtgacattttctgcttcattttatgttaccatggaacaaaaatgtaagaaaatatagtgctataaaaacaaacactagcttatgtcatgtaagtttaataaaaacaaaacaaaacaaaaaacaaacaaaaaaaacatttatacataCAAGCTATATTCTTATGTTGCTCAACACATATATACCACAGTATAGGGACTATATGAAACCTAAAACAGTCTATAACTGTACACACTGTAGCTGATGTCTCTGTTTTGCTATCATTCTACCCGGCTGTCTGATCTACAATAGTTATCATAAGCTTTTTATCCATGTTTTTGTCTGTCATCTGCAACCTTTGAAACTTCGTTTTAAggccaaccagaatctttctggGTCACATTACATAACTTAGACATCTGAAATTGGTTAGCGGTGTGAGATATCTATGTATGTTGCATGGCAACAAGTTAAAGACATTTTGAACTATCAAGAAGAGTTATGTTTCACACTGCAATCAGAATGAGGAATATCAAACATCAAACACTTATACATTTCAACCTCACTGCCTTAAATCAAATAGGCTACAATTTCTTAAGAATGACATCAGTTAGCGGTTGACATATTATGGATAATTAGATGCagaaaagcaatatatatatagtttttaggGCATAATTCAATTGGAGTTATTGCTTTATAAAATGtgtacacttttcttttttttttaatggctaaaataaaaaaataataataatattgcaacatacgtaatttttaaaaaatgttcttagCATCACATTACACATTAACTAAATAATCTTCATTCACTAAGTtggtttacatttcttttttttttaggcagtCATAAAGAGGTGGGAACAATGGTAAACTACAGCATGCTCTTGATGGCTTTTTTTGTTTGGCTTTTCAGCTTCTTCTGTGTCCATTGGGGTTGCTTTGTCCAATTCTGAGGGGGTCCCGTTGACTGTACTCACTCACAAAGCTCCTCATCGGGAGAAACGCTGTTCCTGTGAAAACCTAAAGGACAAGGAATGTGTATATTTCTGCCACATTGGCATTGTATGGGTCAATACTCCAGGGTAAGGATGAAGTCTGTTTGTTTCTTATTGAAGGCCCTATACACTTTTGTAGAAATGTAATAGGCAAAGGCTGACCATGCTACAAGAGCCATGCTAATTCATATCAGTGTTTATAATGCATATTAACTCATCTCACCCGCAGGGTTCAGTATGCAACAGCAGTGTGTCACATATAGACACGGCACTACTCTGTTACACAAGATAAATGTAGGTAGTGTATTACACAACAgtatattattttaatagaatCAATGAAGTGTAAAAACAGTAGTAGTAGAGTAAATGCTGCTTCATACAATAACGTTAACCATATAGTTTGTTTGATCAGtggttgtgtattattatttattacatgctTTTCTATAGAAAGAGGTACTGAAaaatacagcacttttttttacaaacaacaaaaaagcttCATTTTAAGTAATGTCAAATAGATCATCCCCTGTTTAGCTTTATTAGACCAAACAAGTTCCAACTGTTATTAGATACCATCAGTGAAAAGTATTTTTCAATGAGTGAAACTAGGCTGGAGATGATAAGTGCTGAATGTGGACCAGTTAGGGTCCTAGAGGATTGTTGAGCAGGACTGTGGTGGTAGTTGCCACCATGGTTCTGCCAGAAGCAAGTGTCTCTCCTGTATTTTCAGCTTTAAATATTTGGAAGGTTATACCCTTGTGATGCCCTCGATGGCATATATATAAGACGTACTTCAAGTAGTCTATAAAAGCACCTTCATTTGCATTGGCCTTAATTATATCAACTAAAGTAAGTATggcatactgtatgtaaatgaCTAAAATCTAAACTTTGGAATGTATAGTGTGGTATGGTTGAGTAATAACAAATGTTATGACTGCCTTTGCTGTTAGACAATTAGAAGCAAAGGGACTCAAATATGAGCCAGGAGAATTTGGGGTTATGCAATTTGTGTAAATGAGAAACTTAACCCACTACAACGAGaagaaatatattatataatagaTTTGCTAATAAGCTAATATATAGTACAACTTTACATATAGCAATCGCAACAGCTAATGAAGTAGAACTTTCTTGTTGGTTCTTGACTCATAACTCTTATCCCTCacttccatctgcaccatgaaacctgtCTGtacaacagctttttttttatcattgctatttataaattaattaaccCACCTCCAGTATTTCCCTGACATTATAATATATTCACAGCCTTCATGTTCAgcctacatattttttttctgctgtcaGAGATTTAAAACCTGCCTCTCATGTCCTTCCTAGTGGACCCTCATTAGGTAGCTTCCACCATCAGTGTGAGGGGCTGACAGAGTCCCAATTGATCATCTGCTGCTGATAAAAATTAACTAATTAGATTTCAGATCACTTTCAAGTCAGTCCCAGGGGCAGGTGGAAACAGTTCACTGTAAGGGCTGAATAACCCCTATTTAGGTATGGTTCAGAATTTAGGATTTGGCTTTGTGTGAACATTACTCTATGGCCTGGATTAAATCCAAATTATGTTGGCATAAAGTAGAGCTACATAGCTCATGGTCAAAGTTTCAACTGTCAAAATCAGTAAAGTGACTTTCCTTACCAATCATCACAGGTCCAACTTATCCAATGGGACAGAATATCATCAGGAACAATAGTGCTATACTACCCTTAACTtctgtttcttattttattttattatttttcagacAGGTTGTTCCATATGGTGTGGGGAATTCCCCAATACGTCTTAAAAGAGATGCAGCAAGATGTCTTTGTGATGGCAATAGTGATACAACATGTCTGCATTTTTGTGTGATGCCCAGCCTGGTGCAAGAGT
This sequence is a window from Acipenser ruthenus chromosome 6, fAciRut3.2 maternal haplotype, whole genome shotgun sequence. Protein-coding genes within it:
- the LOC131737265 gene encoding endothelin-1-like, which encodes MDLSTFYVLTATLVLMFEKEASSVSIGVALSNSEGVPLTVLTHKAPHREKRCSCENLKDKECVYFCHIGIVWVNTPGQVVPYGVGNSPIRLKRDAARCLCDGNSDTTCLHFCVMPSLVQEQNTSKDSGQNKNNIFQSNTTHNKREHNPKYRHVLKKLSHVPKIPIFLRR